From Musa acuminata AAA Group cultivar baxijiao chromosome BXJ3-8, Cavendish_Baxijiao_AAA, whole genome shotgun sequence, one genomic window encodes:
- the LOC135645922 gene encoding pentatricopeptide repeat-containing protein At4g02750-like → MMIGLRWSSAIHHSFSLHHSLLRSLSNFPLPVSSYPANDLSRYTARIQDLCRLGYVSEARSVFDTMPHRDTITWNSMIFGYSLNGMMDDARRLFDAFAGRNTRTWTILVSGYARSGCLEEAQLLFDLMPERNTVSWNALISGYAQNGYVGMARRLFDTMPMHDIASWNAIITGYCHAHQMVEAKELFEQMHMKDLVSWTVMISGYVMVNEHGKAWRTFLRMHREGVRPDQSNFTAVISAVVALGNLKLLENLRTLVIKTNFEGDVVVGTAILNAYTKDGGGLDEAVKFFEQMPERNEYSWSTMIATFAHTGLLDDAISIYERDPVKSLASQTAMLTGYAQNGRISAAKILFEQIPNPSVVSWNAMIAGYAQNNMLDEAKQLFHRMPMRNAVSWSAMIAGCAQNGENEEALHLLSELHRLGMLPSLSSLTSGFFASGNIGALEFGRQLHSLSLKAGSQFNSYVNNGLITMYAKCKNIEAVSGVFRWMKARDTVSWNSLITALSQNNMMEDARIAFDKMSKRDVVSWTAIISAYAQAENWNEALKLFLKMLNEGILPNSLTITSVLSACGSLAATNLGRQIHGLTFKMGYDLELFVGNALITMYFKCGCADSFWVFYEMFECDIVTWNSMLAGCAQHGLGREAVEIFEQMKSEQVLPNAVTFLVLLCACSHGGLVDEGWHYFKSMSKVYGIMPSREHYASMVDLLGRAGYLSEAEEFIENMPIEPDSVVWAALLGACRIHQNVELGRRVAERLFDMDPQDSGNYVLLSNLYASLGLWDEVEEVRKLMIDRHVITRPGYSWTQIKKKIKSVTGNIQQEHIGVIYATMKEFYNNMKDPGYDSDLKSLKYDAEEEEDAHLYHS, encoded by the coding sequence ATGATGATTGGCCTGAGATGGAGCAGCGCCATCCATCACTCTTTTTCCTTGCATCACTCTCTTCTTCGATCCCTGTCTAATTTCCCCCTTCCTGTGAGCTCGTATCCAGCAAATGATCTCTCTCGCTACACCGCCAGGATCCAAGATTTGTGTCGCCTCGGCTACGTAAGCGAAGCACGTAGCGTGTTCGATACGATGCCCCACAGAGACACCATCACCTGGAACTCCATGATCTTTGGCTACTCCCTCAACGGCATGATGGATGATGCCCGGAGGCTCTTTGACGCCTTTGCTGGAAGGAACACACGGACGTGGACCATCTTGGTTTCTGGTTATGCCAGAAGTGGCTGCCTCGAGGAGGCCCAGCTCCTCTTCGACTTGATGCCCGAGCGCAACACGGTTTCCTGGAACGCTTTGATTAGTGGGTATGCACAGAATGGGTATGTCGGCATGGCTCGGCGTCTCTTCGATACGATGCCGATGCATGATATTGCATCGTGGAATGCTATCATCACTGGGTACTGCCATGCTCATCAGATGGTTGAAGCGAAGGAATTGTTCGAGCAGATGCACATGAAGGACTTGGTTTCTTGGACGGTGATGATTTCTGGGTATGTTATGGTTAATGAACATGGAAAGGCTTGGCGGACTTTCCTTAGGATGCATCGGGAAGGAGTGAGACCGGACCAGTCTAATTTCACGGCCGTTATCTCTGCAGTTGTGGCTCTTGGCAATCTCAAGCTGCTCGAAAACCTACGTACTTTGGTGATCAAGACGAATTTCGAAGGGGATGTGGTAGTGGGAACAGCTATTCTGAATGCTTACACGAAGGATGGCGGAGGGTTGGATGAAGCAGTGAAGTTCTTTGAACAAATGCCAGAGAGGAATGAGTACTCTTGGTCCACGATGATTGCTACCTTTGCACATACTGGGCTGTTGGATGATGCCATCTCTATTTACGAGAGGGATCCTGTGAAGTCCCTTGCCTCCCAAACTGCAATGTTGACTGGCTATGCTCAGAATGGCAGGATAAGTGCAGCAAAAATCCTTTTTGAACAGATTCCCAATCCTAGTGTGGTTTCTTGGAATGCTATGATTGCTGGGTATGCACAGAACAATATGTTAGATGAAGCAAAGCAGTTGTTTCATAGGATGCCCATGAGGAATGCAGTCTCATGGTCTGCGATGATTGCTGGTTGTGCGCAGAATGGAGAGAATGAAGAAGCTCTGCATCTTCTGTCGGAACTTCATAGGCTTGGGATGTTGCCCAGCCTTTCAAGTTTGACCAGTGGTTTCTTTGCCTCTGGTAATATTGGAGCTCTTGAGTTTGGCAGACAACTACACTCGCTTTCTCTAAAAGCAGGTTCTCAGTTCAATTCTTATGTTAACAATGGTTTAATTACCATGTATGCCAAGTGCAAGAACATTGAAGCTGTGTCTGGCGTTTTCCGGTGGATGAAAGCAAGAGATACTGTCTCCTGGAATTCTTTGATAACTGCTCTTTCTCAGAATAACATGATGGAGGATGCACGAATTGCTTTCGATAAGATGTCGAAGCGAGATGTTGTGTCTTGGACTGCCATTATATCTGCATATGCACAGGCTGAAAATTGGAATGAAGCTTTGAAACTCTTTCTCAAAATGTTAAACGAAGGAATACTACCCAACTCTCTGACGATTACTAGTGTTCTTAGTGCTTGTGGGAGTTTGGCTGCCACAAACCTTGGCCGACAGATCCATGGCCTTACATTTAAAATGGGCTATGATCTGGAACTATTTGTTGGCAATGCTTTGATTACAATGTACTTTAAGTGTGGCTGTGCAGATTCGTTTTGGGTCTTCTATGAGATGTTTGAGTGTGATATAGTTACATGGAACTCAATGCTTGCAGGATGTGCTCAACATGGTCTTGGAAGGGAGGCCGTGGAGATTTTTGAGCAAATGAAGTCTGAACAAGTCCTTCCAAATGCAGTGACATTCTTAGTGCTCTTATGTGCTTGTAGCCATGGCGGCTTAGTTGATGAAGGATGGCACTATTTCAAGTCAATGAGCAAAGTTTATGGAATCATGCCATCAAGAGAGCATTatgcttctatggttgatcttCTAGGGCGGGCTGGTTACTTATCTGAAGCTGAGGAGTTCATAGAGAACATGCCCATCGAGCCAGACTCTGTGGTTTGGGCTGCACTTCTTGGTGCGTGCAGAATCCATCAGAATGTGGAACTTGGTCGGAGGGTCGCTGAGAGACTGTTTGATATGGATCCACAAGATTCAGGTAACTATGTCTTACTCTCTAACTTATATGCATCTCTTGGGTTGTGGGATGAAGTTGAAGAAGTCAGAAAGTTGATGATAGATCGACATGTGATAACAAGGCCAGGTTACAGTTGGActcaaataaagaaaaagattaaATCTGTCACTGGGAATATACAGCAGGAACATATTGGCGTGATTTATGCTACTATGAAAGAATTTTACAATAACATGAAAGATCCAGGTTATGACTCTGATTTGAAATCCCTTAAATATGatgcggaagaggaggaggatgcgCATCTCTACCACAGTTGA
- the LOC135645187 gene encoding tubulin alpha-3 chain-like produces MREIISIHIGQAGIQVGNACWELYCLEHGIQPDGIMPSDSSVGVATDAFNTFFSETSAGKHVPRAIFVDLEPTVIDEVRTGTYRQLFHPEQLISGKEDAANNFARGHYTVGKEIVDLCLDRVRKLADNCTGLQGFLVFNAVGGGTGSGLGSLLLERLSVDYGKKSKLGFTIYPSPQVSTAVVEPYNSVLSTHSLLEHTDVAVLLDNEAIYDICRRSLDIERPTYTNLNRLISQVISSLTTSLRFDGAINVDVTEFQTNLVPYPRIHFMLSSYAPVISAEKAYHEQLSVPEITNAVFEPSSMMAKCDPRHGKYMACCLMYRGDVVPKDVNAAVATIKTKRTVQFVDWCPTGFKCGINYQPPTVVPGGDLARVQRAVCMISNNTAVAEVFSRIDHKFDLMYSKRAFVHWYVGEGMEEGEFSEAREDLAALEKDYEEVGAEGADDDEEGEDF; encoded by the exons ATGAGGGAGATCATAAGCATCCACATCGGGCAGGCCGGCATCCAGGTGGGCAACGCCTGCTGGGAGCTCTACTGCCTCGAGCACGGCATCCAGCCCGATGGCATCATGCCGAG TGATTCTTCGGTGGGAGTTGCAACAGATGCGTTCAATACCTTCTTCAGTGAGACCAGTGCTGGCAAGCATGTCCCAAGGGCCATCTTTGTGGATCTTGAGCCCACTGTCATCGATGAAGTGAGAACTGGGACATATCGCCAGCTCTTCCATCCAGAACAGCTCATCTCTGGGAAGGAGGATGCCGCAAATAACTTTGCACGGGGTCACTATACAG TTGGGAAGGAAATTGTTGATCTCTGCCTTGATCGAGTTAGAAAACTAGCAGACAACTGCACTGGTTTGCAAGGATTTTTGGTCTTCAATGCTGTTGGTGGTGGAACTGGATCTGGTTTGGGTTCCTTGCTGCTAGAACGGTTGTCTGTGGATTACGGAAAGAAGTCAAAGCTCGGCTTCACCATTTATCCTTCTCCTCAG GTCTCTACAGCTGTTGTGGAGCCATATAACAGTGTGCTTTCCACCCATTCCTTGCTTGAACACACAGATGTTGCAGTTCTTTTAGACAATGAAGCCATTTATGATATCTGCAGGAGGTCTCTAGATATTGAGAGGCCAACTTACACCAACTTGAACCGGTTGATATCTCAAGTCATATCCTCTTTAACCACTTCTTTGAGGTTTGATGGAGCTATTAATGTGGATGTTACAGAATTCCAGACCAATCTTGTGCCCTATCCTAGAATCCATTTTATGCTCTCCTCATATGCCCCTGTTATTTCTGCTGAGAAAGCATACCATGAGCAACTATCTGTCCCTGAAATCACAAATGCAGTGTTTGAGCCATCAAGCATGATGGCAAAATGTGACCCTAGGCATGGTAAATATATGGCTTGTTGTCTGATGTACCGTGGGGATGTCGTGCCCAAGGATGTGAATGCTGCTGTCGCGACCATCAAGACAAAGAGGACTGTCCAATTTGTCGACTG gtgCCCTACTGGTTTCAAGTGTGGGATAAATTATCAGCCACCGACAGTGGTCCCTGGAGGCGATTTAGCTCGAGTGCAGCGTGCCGTATGCATGATCAGCAACAATACTGCTGTTGCTGAGGTGTTCTCACGTATCGACCATAAGTTCGACCTGATGTACTCAAAGCGTGCATTCGTCCACTGGTACGTGGGTGAGGGAATGGAAGAAGGTGAGTTCTCGGAAGCCCGGGAGGACTTGGCTGCTCTCGAGAAGGACTACGAGGAGGTTGGAGCAGAAGGTGCAGATGATGACGAGGAGGGAGAAGATTTCTAA
- the LOC135645171 gene encoding pheophytinase, chloroplastic-like → MASLGSPSLPVSNSRPRPRRNRGASLDSGRMKAISMPKRLASPRFGPIGYRHIRCLTDSPKEIGSAKRPSDLVVAAATAQEPEVRTGMWNWRGYRVRYQSAGDTGPSLVLIHGFGANSDHWRKNISVLAKSNRVYSIDLIGYGYSDKPNPREIGVNSFYTFETWADQLNDFCADVVKDQAFFICNSIGGVVGLQAAVMQPQICKGIILLNISLRLLHITKQPWYGRPFIRSFQSLLRNTAVGKLFFKAVATPDSVRSILCQCYHDTSMVTDELVQIILQPGLEPGAADVFLEFICYSGGPLPEELLPKVKCPVLVAWGDKDPWEPVELGKLYAEFGVVEDFVILPDVGHCPQDEAPDLVNPLIQSFVERHTP, encoded by the exons ATGGCGAGCCTCGGCTCTCCTTCCCTACCCGTCTCCAATTCCCGTCCTCGTCCTCGTCGCAACCGCGGAGCTAGCCTCGACTCCGGCCGCATGAAAGCCATCTCGATGCCGAAACGTCTCGCCTCCCCTCGGTTCGGTCCAATTGGGTACCGCCACATTCGCTGCTTAACGGATTCGCCGAAAGAGATCGGCTCAGCGAAGCGACCGTCTGATCTCGTGGTTGCCGCTGCCACCGCCCAAGAACCCGAAGTTCGCACCGG AATGTGGAATTGGCGAGGTTATCGTGTTCGTTATCAGTCTGCTGGAGATACAGGCCCATCATTAGTTCTAATTCATGGTTTTGGGGCAAACAG TGACCACTGGAGAAAAAATATTTCTGTCCTTGCAAAATCAAATAGAGTTTATTCAATTGATCTAATTGGTTATGGTTATTCTGATAAGCCAAATCCACGTGAGATTGGTGTGAATTCGTTCTATACATTTGAGACATGGGCAGATCAGCTGAATGATTTTTGTGCTGATGTGGTCAAAGATCAAGCATTCTTTATATGTAACTCCATTGGGG GAGTTGTTGGCCTTCAGGCAGCAGTTATGCAGCCTCAGATCTGCAAGGGTATCATTCTACTGAATATTTCCTTAAGATTGCTCCATATAACGAAGCAGCCTTGGTATGGAAGACCTTTTATAAGGTCATTTCAGAGCCTTTTGAG GAATACAGCTGTTGGAAAGCTTTTCTTCAAGGCAGTTGCCACGCCAGACTCTGTTAGAAGCATTCTTTGCCAG TGTTAtcatgacacatcgatggtgacAGATGAACTAGTTCAGATTATCCTGCAGCCAGGACTTGAACCTGGTGCAGCTGATGTATTCCTCGAGTTCATCTGCTATTCAGGTGGTCCTCTGCCTGAAGAATTGCTTCCAAAAGTGAAG TGTCCGGTTTTGGTTGCGTGGGGTGACAAGGACCCATGGGAGCCTGTTGAACTTGGAAAACTGTATGCGGAGTTTGGTGTAGTAGAGGATTTTGTCATCCTCCCCGATGTCGGCCACTGCCCACAG GATGAAGCTCCAGATCTCGTGAATCCCTTGATTCAATCATTTGTCGAGCGGCATACGCCATGA
- the LOC135644700 gene encoding glucan endo-1,3-beta-glucosidase 4-like, which produces MRTGKWEKIVLLLIFLFSSASGAFIGINIGTQMSSLPSAAEIVSILKTQQIKHVRLFDADHQMLNALANTGIEVTVGVPNDQLLRIGESRSEAANWINKNVAAFVPATNITCIAVGNEVLTTIPNAALVLVPAMQFLQSALVAANLNFQVKVSSPQSMDMIPKHFPPSTATFNLSWNSVMYQYLQFLKNTGSSFMLNAQPYYAYAKGQGIFPLEYALFRPLDPNNQIVDPNTNFQYTNMFDAMIDAAYYSMQSLNFSNIPVTVMASGWPSLGGTSEPEANIDNALAYNSNLIRHVLNGSGTPSQPTTSVSAYVHELFNEDVRPGPVSEKNWGIFASNGTAVYSLKFGHLAESSAESTGLVGVFCVANSSADSNALKKGLDWACGPGSANCTAIQQGQPCYEADNLVAIASYAYNDYYHRTQASGGSCNFGNTAMITTTDPSHGSCIFAGSSGSSTSSTEGTTPSAFGPVGALSGTSRLQFVSSEFLIAFLLTFLV; this is translated from the exons ATGCGTACTGGAAAATGGGAGAAAATCGTGTTGCTTCTTATTTTTCTGTTCTCAAGTGCATCAG GTGCATTTATTGGGATTAATATTGGCACTCAGATGTCCAGCTTGCCATCGGCAGCAGAAATTGTGTCGATTCTGAAAACTCAGCAGATTAAACACGTACGCTTGTTTGATGCTGACCACCAAATGCTGAATGCTCTTGCAAACACTGGAATAGAGGTCACGGTTGGGGTCCCCAATGACCAGCTGCTACGAATAGGAGAGTCTAGATCAGAAGCAGCTAACTGGATAAACAAAAATGTAGCTGCATTTGTTCCTGCGACTAACATCACTTGTATCGCTGTTGGCAATGAGGTCCTCACAACCATCCCAAATGCTGCTTTAGTTCTTGTTCCAGCTATGCAATTCCTCCAATCTGCTCTCGTGGCAGCAAACCTTAACTTTCAGGTCAAAGTTTCGAGCCCACAGTCGATGGACATGATTCCCAAACACTTTCCTCCATCGACAGCCACCTTCAACTTATCGTGGAACTCCGTAATGTATCAGTATCTTCAGTTCTTGAAGAATACAGGATCTTCTTTCATGCTAAATGCACAGCCTTATTATGCTTACGCCAAGGGACAGGGCATTTTCCCTCTAGAGTATGCTCTTTTCCGGCCGCTAGATCCGAACAATCAGATTGTGGACCCCAATACAAATTTCCAGTACACAAACATGTTTGACGCGATGATTGATGCTGCTTATTACTCCATGCAATCACTCAATTTTTCTAATATTCCGGTGACCGTGATGGCCTCGGGGTGGCCATCGCTAGGTGGAACCAGCGAGCCAGAAGCCAATATTGACAATGCATTGGCCTACAACAGCAATCTTATCCGCCATGTGCTAAATGGTTCTGGCACACCAAGCCAGCCAACCACATCCGTTAGCGCATATGTCCATGAGCTGTTCAACGAGGATGTCCGACCTGGCCCTGTGTCTGAGAAGAACTGGGGGATATTTGCTTCCAATGGGACTGCTGTGTACTCTCTGAAATTTGGGCATCTAGCCGAGTCTAGTGCAGAGTCGACAGGTTTGGTCGGAGTTTTCTGTGTCGCAAACTCTAGTGCAGACTCCAATGCGCTGAAGAAAGGGTTGGATTGGGCTTGTGGACCTGGTTCGGCAAACTGCACAGCCATCCAGCAAGGGCAACCGTGCTATGAAGCCGACAATCTCGTAGCTATTGCCTCCTACGCATACAATGACTACTACCACCGAACACAAGCGAGTGGCGGTAGCTGCAACTTTGGTAACACAGCCATGATTACCACGACCGATCCCA GCCATGGCTCATGTATCTTTGCTGGAAG CTCAGGGTCAAGCACCAGCTCGACCGAGGGTACGACACCCAGCGCCTTTGGACCGGTAGGTGCGCTTAGCGGGACTTCGAGACTGCAGTTTGTCTCCTCCGAGTTTCTAATCGCATTCCTGTTAACCTTTCTTGTTTGA